Genomic segment of Euleptes europaea isolate rEulEur1 chromosome 6, rEulEur1.hap1, whole genome shotgun sequence:
GTCCTGTCAAAAATTAGGGGGTAACAAATACATGGTGGCAGTCAAGACAATATGTGGATTTATATATTTCAGTAGGTATATCAGATCTTAATTTCAGAGCATACCTAAAACATTCTTTAACTTCAGAGGCTGTGCCTAGTGAGAGGTCCTTATGATCCTCTGTTAATTATTTCCCATTTCTGTTGCTTTTCCTTTGCAGGCTCTCACCTTGTTATTTCCCTGAATACCAGTGAATGCCTCTATTTGAACCGAAATGCTCAGAAGGTGCGGCCCCTGTCTCGGTGGAAAGGTCACTTGATCGAAAGTGTGGGTTGGAACAAGTTCTTGGGCTCGGAGACCAACACAGGCCCGATTTTGGTGGGAACATCCCAAGGTCATATATACGAGGCTGAGATTTCTATCAGCGAGGGCGGACTCTTTGGCACTACCCCTGACCAGTACTTCCGCTTCATTTACAacttggaggaggaggcagggcccGCCCCGTTGTGCTGTCTAGAGATAGAACGAGGAATCGATGGAAAATGTTTTATCATTGCCACCACTCGTAAGAGACTCTTCCAGTTTGTTGGTAAGATTCCAGAAGGGGCTGATCAGCCAGGCTTTGGAGCTCTATTTAGCATGCCTTCTAATCATCTACCCGGTTTCCGTGAGTTTCCGGCCAGCTTTGGCTACACCGAGATAGCGTTCTACACTCCAAAGCTTCGCTCTTCTCCAAATGCTTTTGCTTGGATGATGGGAAATGGTGTCCTGTATGGATCGCTGGACTATGGACGTCCCGACTCTATTCTGAGTGACGAGCAAGTCTGGGAATATCCTTCTGATGTTGATGTTATGGTCAACAAGCCCATCTCCATAGTGCTCACCCAGTTCCATTTCTTGCTGCTGTTTCCTGACCAAGTGAAGGCAGTCTGCACTCTGAATGGGCAAGTTGTCTTCCAGGATGTGTTCCTGGACAAGTTTGGGTCATTAATACGTATGATCAAAGATCCTTCATACGGACAAATCTGGATTCACACAGAAAAGGTGGTGTTTCGGTACAATGTACAGCGAGAGTCCCGAGATGTGTGGAAGATGTACATGAACATTAACAAATTTGATTTGGCCAAAGAGTATTGCAAGGACCGTCCCGAATGTCTGGATATCGTCCTGGCAAAAGAGGCAGAACACTGCTTCCAGAACAAGAGGTACCTCGACAGTGCTAAGTGTTATGCTTTGACCCAAAATTATTTCGAGGAGATTGCCCTTAAATTTATTGAAGCCAAGCAGGAAGAAGCATTGATGGAGTTTCTCCTTAAGAAGTTGGCTAGCTTGAAGCCCTCTGAAAAGACTCAGACCACCCTGCTGACCATCTGGCTAACAGAACTCTATTTGAATCACCTGGGAATGCTGGAAGGGGATCCTTCAAAACAGAGCCTCTACATCAAGGCTCGGGACAATTTCCGCAGCTTTCTGGGCAGCCCCAAAAATAAAGAGTGCCTGTTCAACAACCGGGCAACCATTCACGAGCTGTTAGCCAGCCATGGGGACACTGAAAATATGGTGCACTTTGCTGTCCTCATGCACGACTACGAGCGAGTGATAGCCCACCACTGCCAGCATGACAACTACAGCGCGGCCCTGAAAGTCTTGTCCAAAATCAAGGACGAATCCCTTTTTTACAAGTTCTCTCCTGTATTGATCCAGCACATCCCCAAGATGGTGGTGGACGCTTGGATTGAAATGGGCAAGCAGCTGGATGCGAGGAACCTCATCCCTGCCCTTGTCAACTACAGTCAGAGCGGCAGCACGAAGCAGATCAGCGAAGCCATTCGGTACCTGGAGTTCTGCGTGTATGAGCTGAAGGAAACTCACCAGgccattcacaactacctgtTGTCGCTCTACGCTGTGTGTGACCCTAAATCACTGCTGGTCTATCTGGAGAATGCAGGATCCTACTCGGACAAGATCCACTGCGACCTGAAGTATGCGCTTCGGCTCTGTGCGGAACATGGCCACCACCAGGCTTGTGTCCATGTGTACAAAGTCATGGAGATGTATGAGGAGGCTGTGGATCTAGCTTTGCAGGTAGGCATGCCGTTACAAGAACAGTGTGCCTCGTGAAGTTACATTCTTGAAAGTTCGAGGGCTAAGAGCGGAGGTGGACCGGGACATTAAATTGGCCCGGGAATGAGCCAGCCTGAGCGGCAGTGGGTGTTGGCTCTCCCATTGCTTCTCAGCTTGCATCTGATCAGTGGCAGAAAAGAGGCAGTGGATGAGCCGATGCCCCTCATCGCCACTGACTGGGCATTAGCCAAGTGACCCCTGCAGCTCTGCCAGAAGCAACAAGGCTTCACTTGCTCCTGGtggccagcagctctccagggtggtGGCCCACCAGGGATTTTCCTGGTTTGTTAAAAGGCCCGCCTGCCCCTGCTTAAAAGCTTTCTTAAGGAGGGGCAGGAGAGGTTATGATGCATATAAAAAATGGAGGTTAAGCTGGGGAAGCCTGCTGCCTTACTAATTGTCTGGAAAGCAAAGGTCTGTTAACGTAAGAATTTCCTTACTGAATTGCATCacagtccatctagtctagtATTCATTTCGACACTGGCTGCAAGTTGCCTCTGAGAAcgtcacaagcagggcatgaaggcagTAGTTAGCCGCTGTTGGCCATCCCAGCATCCCAGATGTAAACTGCCTCTGTTCGTGCAGGTTCCATTTACCTGTCTTGACTAATAGCCATCGATGACCCTTCTTCCACGAATTTGTCTAGTAGCTTTGGAAGTTGTTTGAATTAGCAGCCACTGTGGAAGTGAATTATGCGTTGCATGAAGGTCAGTTCCTTTTGTTGATCTGCCATTGTCTACCAGTATATTTATCTGGGTGACCCTTGCATTGTGAATTGGAAAGAGCTTCACTGGTATTTGCCTGGTGTGTGAGTGACATAGAAGAAGACGATGAAGAatcgttggtttttatatcctgcttttctctatctttgaggagtctcaaagcagcttataatcaccttcccttcccgtccccaccacagacactttgtgaggtagatgaagctgagagggttctgagagaattgtgacaggcccaaggtcacccagcaggcttcatgtggaggagtggggaatcaaatccatttcttcagattagagtccaccgctcttaaccactatgcctcgCTGGACAAGTGGAGGAGTGCAGGGACTGGGAACTGAGTAATGATAGTTGTCAGGACATGGacgttagagtgccagactatgATATGGGACAACGTAGCTTGAAttcacactgccatggaaacttgctgggtgaccttgggcctgtcactctctcACACCCTAACCTACTTCGCAGTGTgctggttgtgaggataatacaGAGGCCGGGAGAATGATGTGATAAGTGGCTTTGAGTCCCCAGTAGGGAGAAAACAGTATATAACTTTCACAGAGTATAACTTacactcttctttgaaaaactactgcaagactaacagattcccctgaagaagcctcttgggtgaaATGTGTAGGGAATTTTAATCtgattaataaaatatatttttacctattttcaCCATCaatcttggccttattttttaatctTCTGTTACCTGGTGAAGGACGGGGGATGATTGGGCCTTGAACGATGAATGTCACCCAGCTGAGAGTTGCTATGGAATGAATTAAAGGATTCTGGGGCTTTTATAAAGCTTATTTTTTCCATCTCCTGAAAGGGGTATATGAAGCTGGTCTTTTGCAGTGGTATGGGAGAAGCAAAGAAAATGTAACAAGGTGTAAAAGGAAGTGGCATGTGAAAGCCACTTAGATATGTAACCCTGCTTGAATAGCTGTATCTTGACATATCTCTGGATTGTTGACTATTCAAAATGATCCCTAAATACTTCAAGTGATACCCGGTATTGGGTTTGATGAACGACATCTGGTTCCTATATCAATATTCTGATGCTGTCATATCTGTTAGCTCTTAGCATTGATTCTCCTTCTCTGGCTGTATATTTTGTGGCAGACATGGGAGAAACCATTAACTTTTTATTTGTTGTGTTCTTGTTTTAGGTGGACGTAGATATGGCAAAGTCCTGTGCGGATCTccctgaagaagatgaagagctgCGGAAGAAGCTGTGGCTGAAAATTGCTCGGCATGTGGTCCAGGAAGAAAAGGATGTTAAGAAGGCCATGGCCTGCCTTTCCAGCTGCAACCTGTTGAAGATAGAAGATGTTCTGCCATTCTTCCCAGACTTTGTCACTATTGACCACTTCAAGGAAGCCATTTGCAGTTCTCTAGAGGCCTACAACAAGCACATAGAAGAGCTGAAGACAGAGATGGAGGAAGCAACGCAGAGTGCCAAGAGGATTAGGGAAGACATTCAGGAGATGAGAAATAAATATGGGTCTGTGGAGTCTCAGGAAAAATGTGCAGCTTGTGACTTTCCACTTTTAAACCGCCCCTTTTATCTCTTTCTCTGTGGCCACATGTTCCATTACGATTGTCTTCTCCAGGAGGTTTATCCAAATTTGCCTGCCTATAAGCAGGCTAAACTGGAGGACCTTCAGAAGAAGCTTTCGGCCACAGGCCAACCTTCCAAATCCCACCATCGCCCTAAGGACACGGACATGTCTGGCCAAGGAAAGGGGCAGCCAACCCGGGAACAGATGAAAGCTGACATTGATGATATTGTGGCAGCTGAATGTGTGTACTGTGGAGAGCTAATGATCCGATCAATTGACAAGCCTTTCATTGATCCACAGAGATATGAATCGGAGATGCAGAGTTGGCTGTAGGGTCAATGTGTCTCTGCTTATGAGACActttacatgaagctgcctgtaaAGCATGAATATCGGTGGCTGAACTTTAGGTGTCTTAAAGCAATTGACTTCTCTCCAGGTTTGAATAAAGTATTACATAATTCTCGATATTTGTAAAGCATCACATTGGCTCTGCAGAGTGGAGAGTCAATGATGGTCCTGGTTGCTAGGGTACATTGGCTTCCAGCCAATGTATTGCAGCTGTGAAAGATACCCTACCTGCTTTATATGTGGGATTTGTTTAGCAAGTTCCCCAATGCAAATGCTGAATGGGATTTTGCTTCACTGAGagagaaatggaaacagtggTTTGTGAACCATTTCCCATATTTCTATACAGAATTTGGCAATGGTGGGAATGCCTAGTTCACCccctttatttttttcaaatgtgAAACTTCTTTTGTTATCCTTTTGTAATGAAATGGAGTCCATTTTCTGTTCCTGAAACATTAAAGGGAGAAATTGTGCACAAGATCTTGTTCCTGAAGACATGTCTTTTTGCATTAATGTGGCATAAAATGTCATTCTTCAGCAGAGCAATTCCATGTAAACGCTACATTTTTTATGCTAGTCTTTTGGGATTGCATTCTTTTTGTCCAAGTTTCCTGAAAGGTTATTTTGGGCAGCTGCATGTTATTGAATTTCCCACAGGATTTCTTCATTTTGTTCAAAGAAAATAGAATAAATTATGGCACTATGTTTGAGAGCATTTGTACAGAATTATTTATTTTGGCTATCCTCTCAAATAATGTTGTTGTGTTTAGTATCATTCCCTCACTCGGGTGTTTGCATTTTCCTGGTTGAAGAGCACTTGGCTGCTAATAATCAAATAATAGAATCCCTCCTATGTTATTATCTGCACATTTATGTGGACTGGCAATCCTTAAAACAGAATTGGAAACTGGAGTGCTGCTAACCATAAGCCCCCAGTTGGGTTAGAATGAATCTCCCCATgagttcttccttctcttccctgaaagcccctatatagccttttcctgtttctctcctgccaacctacttttatctgtccTACAgtattcagcttttcctcctttcctccccctggcagcctccacTCAGGAAAGCTATGGCTGAGTTGCACAGTGCTGGCCAACTGGGAACCTGCAAGTACTTGTAGGGAAGTCCTTGCTTTTCCAAGTAGcaccctccccacattattttctcttttcctcctcctggcaactcctATATCCTCacccttttcttcttccctttcttcttcaAATGTACCAACCAACCAGCCTACTTTTCATCTGCCCCCTGTCTTTATCTTTGTTGATATACTTATCTTCattgatatcccacctttctccataatggggTTAGTCTGAGAATGTTTGGCCTAAGgtcaccagtgagcttccacagcagagtggggattttaacttgggtctcccagaccctagtctcaAATTCTAACCATTGTACCACATTGGCATTTGTGGGGGGCTCTCCACTACTGAATCAACCTATGACTCTCCTTTTccctctcatttttttttaaaaagaccttttGACTCCTCTCCATCTACCATCCAATTTCCtttccattgcttgcctccaagCCCCAGGTATATACTGCTGACTGCTGACTCAATTTTCTCTCCTCTTAATCCCCAACAATGTGTCCCTCCATACAGAAACGACTGTCACCAAACTCACTGATGATTCTCTCGGTGCTAAAACCAAATGTCTCAATTCTATCCTCACATTCCTTTGAGACAGTTCACTTTTTCTTTCACTCCCTCGATTCAGTCGCCTGCCCAGTCATGGCTCTTCTCCTTTTAAATCATTGCAAAAATAATGGCCCTTGTTGATCTCAACTACTGCAACTTTATCCTCTCTGGTTTCTGTTGTCTTGGTTTGGTCCCCTCTATCCAGCACTCTTTCCCCAACATAATTCATCTGTCTGTATACTGTGATGAGCATTTTTATTCAGAATCAGCCTGTTACTCCAATGACTGAGCCGGATTGCCTGGTCTCAACTCTGTCCTGTACTAGCGATGTTCTGTTTTGACCACTAATAGGTGCTGTGTCCTCTTTTCTGTGTTTGTAtcaggagggagaaagacagTTATGAGTCCTACTCCCCAAAGCAGAAGGAAACTTTGCAGTTACACAATTTGAACcagtttgaggagggggaggggtggggcatTCTTGTTAAGCATTACTGAGCAATAACCAGAAATTAGTATATATTAAAAAGTTCTGGGTAATTCCAAACCAATGCAGCTGTTGTTTGAGGGGGGGTCACTGTTTCCATTTCAGTTACTCATAAATTCACAttcctcttcctacacatttATTCAGAATGCCTCCTaggttttctttttattaaaatgtAAACATGCTGAGATGAACTGAAAGGGTTTAGTCCAGATCATCTAATAGGAAGCGGGAGGGAATCTCTTGTTACACCACTAGATGTCAGAGTTTGTGCTAGGAGTTCTTTTGGGATTCAGATTGCAAAGCATTCTGTTCCAGAGACTTCAGTTGTATACAAATTACCGGTTTCATAAATGCGTTCACATATGAGGTCACATGGATTTATGGGTCAgtgtactccccccccctccagtagtATCACAAAATAAGCTCTGTGAAACATAAAAATGGAGATCTGGCCAAGAGAGCATCACAGCTTGCTGTAAGCTTAGGCTGCTGCTCTGGTGGAATACAAACGTAAAACGTAATTGTCAGGCACTGGCATGTGTGAGGATTTTTTGAGTGATAAATTGGCTGCTGAGGTGGGACATAATGTAAGGAAATAATACATCTAAGCACACAGTTATCGGCTGTATTTTTTTAAGCATCTGCTAATTTTGCACTAATGCTAATTAACATGTAGCTGTGTGTTTGGTTAGTATTTATCCTGTTGCATCAGCCCATTGCAGCTTCTGATTTCAAGCACCCCTTGGATACTCTGATTCTTGAGCAAAAGATCCTGGCAGGGTCTTCAGATCACCATCAGTTGCCTTTTAGAAAAGTTGTAAACCAAGGTTATTTGGGCTTTTGATCCTGCCCAAAGCCGCCATGGCATTAAACGTTGTACCTGCTGATGCAGCTTGTGCTAGACCTCAAAATAAGCTAGCTGAATGCACTGTGAatgcctggcaagcctattgccTTGGCAGGCTTTAAGTGAAAGTGTGTAATGTAacaccctcctcaaaccctcgcTCGAGCTCCGAGCACATTCAGAATGACCTGCCACAGCACAAGGCAAGGGCCTGGTTTTGACCCCACTCTCGGCCCTGCCGCTGCCTGCCAGATGTTCTTCCCCGCTCCCTCTCTGTTACTCCATCAGAAGCAGGCTAACCAGCCGACCATTTCcaactcttccccaccccccttcagtgtcaatccttccctttcctccttcaCTTGCTGCCTTGGTAGAGAACGCCACCCCTATCGAGTTCCACTCTGACATTAATGTTTAATATGGGAAGAGCAGGTGGGGGTAGAGGGTGAAACTCTGAAATTGAACTTGGGaagcagagaagaaaagaaggaaattaTTCTGAAAGGGGTGTGACTGATAGGGGAGGCCTGCTGGTTTCCTTGTGGATGTATTATTTTCCAATAATATAGAGGTGAATTGAGGGCTTTATGTGCTGACGTAATGAGAGTTGTGCATCCCAGCCTGCAGGTGCCCTTTATTGATTCTGAGGAGAATTTGAGCTCAGTAGGAAGGTAGTTTCACCCCTCCCTAACTTGCTTCAGTTCTCATTTGGATATCTTTTTCTGCTTATCAATGACAAGTTCCATTTGGTTTTTCTGCCAAAGATTTACTACGACCTAGTTAGTACGTCACAGATTCTTGGGTACATACATTTACCATATTTTATTCTGAGTGAATAAATTTGGAATAACAGGCACCTCCTGCTCTTCgtgttttctactgctgttgtaAAAATCTTGTTTCTGTTTGTTACCTTCCTCTGCTGCAGTGAGAAATGGTCGGTATGGGAAATAAAATCTCTGTTAAGTTGACAAACCATGCCTGGTCACTTTCAAGTTTTAAATAGATCACTGATCAACTTAAGCACCTGCCCATACTATATTAATTTATTATCcacatttttcaaaaatttcctctGCCATTCCTATTGCTTGCCTCATAAACTCTTATCTAATAAGCACTTCGCTAAAGTCCTTCAGGTTTGGTTATCTAAAGGACAACCATCTGTGAGACCTGTAGTAGTATCCTGTTTTTGCAATTATTGGGAGGGGTGGATATGAAGCTGAAAGAGAGGGACGGACAGACTTGCCTCAAGCCCCTAATGAATGCATGGCCAAGGTGAGATTTCAGCTATTTTTGTTCTTTCCTTCCTATAATTATCTCAGGGTGGTGtatgtggttctcccttccccacctgAGTtgcacaacaaccatgtgaggtatgTTAGGGTGAGATATATGACTTTATAAAGTATAAAAAGAAGGCAGCCAACCAGATCTTCTTCGAGCGGGAGTTTCGTTGTGAGGACACCATCTCTGCATTCGTGACCTGCTGCAGTTTCTGAACCCTATtcagaggcagccccacatacaacCCTTCATAATAATTCAGTCACCTCTATTGGGGCATATACCAGAAGAACTAAATCCCTTGTCAGTGTGGGGACTTAGACACCCAGAGAAGCTGGAAAACAGATGTTACTTGATAGCCAAGTAGCAGAGCTATATCCAGAAGATCCATCGCCTCAAACTGTGACTCCCAATTCTTCTGGGTTAGGGTGACCCCATATTACACCAGCCAGCTACCTCTATGAAAATACCAGATTTCAATAACGTTTGTTTGATTGGATTGAGATTTGGTTTACTCCTTCCTGAGCCTGGAGATCaaacacaaaaattaaaaattactaattaaaatccagcattaaaaaatcCATCCAgaaccaaaaggaaaaaaagagtgaGCGATTTAAAACAAGTTTCCAGAttaaaatcaagttttgccctttctttttaaagagttAATCTATATCACCCCTAGGACTATGCCCCTTCAAAACATTGATGAAAAGTCACAGCTTTGAATACTTCTGATATTTTATATGTGCTGCCAAAGTAAGCACAATACTCTTGATATTTTAGAAAATCTCCTTGTAAATAAGCCAGGACATCAAGAAAAATGCTAGATATGAATATTTGCCTTTGACATGGCCATCTTCCATAGGCTGGAAGTTTTTGAGCTCGATGAATATTCAGACTAGCAGTGCTACATCTACATTCTAAAGTGTTCTTGTCATCTGAATTGGTGTGGTCTGGTGTATTGTAGAAAATACAGATCCACTTTCACACTCTGGCTGCTTTCAGACATCACAATAAACTGTTGCttgtttaaaccatggtttgcacAACATACTCTGGTTATGTTACCAGATACAAATAATAAATGCCAGTTTCTACACAAATCCCACTTGGTTTTCTTCTTGCCCTCGCTCCATCCCTCAGTAGGCAGGATACATCCCTATATTGCCATCTCTTTGGTCAGGTAGCTGTGTCTGTCAGTGCTATTCAACAAACTTTGTGAATGCAGACATCTCAACAAACTACGATTAGGACAAACTATGCTTGACAAATCAGCTCCAGCTCTAGTGGGAAATCCTGTTCTGGTGCCAACCAACAAATCCCAGTCTGCTGGGCAGTCTGTTTTCAGATGTCACAGCTAACTGGGGTTTGGGTGATCCAGGGTTTATAAAACAGTTTCTTGTGATGTCTGAATAGAATATGTTAACAGGAAATCCCTAAGGAGTAATATTGTCTTTGGATAATAAATAGCTGTTGCTTCAGTCTCGAATTCTCCAACTAAGAGTCATAGCAGGGAATTACTGGGGCTTAAGATCTTGATGCAGCTGATCCTTGTTCCTAGTCTATCTTCAGGAATAATAATGGGGGTCCTTGTCTCTACATGGTTCAGCAGTAAGAACTGGCCATCTCTTTCATACCTGTCGTTTTCCTCCCACATATTGCCAGGATTGTTTCTACAAGCTTCTACCCCAATTACTAGGGGAGCTCTGATCAATGGATAATCTGACAGATGCAGGTTTGTTACCAACAGATGGCAAAAAAGCATTTGAGGTAATGAGTGAAAGGATAACATGGACTGCTCTGCATAATAATCAGCTTTTGAACAGGTTTCAAGTTGTTACTACATTTCTAGGGATTACATTGTGTCAGAACCAGACATTCTCCCTTTAAGCAAATTTCACTAGAGCTAACTTTATTGAACAAGAAAAATAAACTTCTGCAAACCAGATCCATGGTGAATGAAAACCCTGTAGGGTAGGAGaaactgataaaaaaaaaaaaccaggtctTAACATGTAATGATTGATCACAATCTACATGTTTCCCCTGGACTTCTCCTCCTCTTTGGGATTTCTAGCACAGGCTTCAATGGTGTGCTGTTTGTAGCTCACTTTGGGCCTGACAGAAGTAGAACATTTACTAGCCATGATGGATTCTGGTTGGAATTTTGTTTATGCTGTTTTTgtaatcaaaataaaataaaagcatccTCCACAGGTTGCATTCCCTTCAGTGACCCTAGCAGAGATGAAcaagagtttctccattttttaaaaagaaaatccctcAGTTTCTAGAAGTATCTAAAATAAGAAATGCTTGGAACTGAAGCTCTTCTCCCCAATCTCAAATGTGGATGGGCTGGTTTGCTCAGTGGTGAAAGAAATACACTCTGCATGAACTCAGAGAAATCCTAGAtgtttccttcccaccccccacccaccccagaataGAATACTGAGGCTGAGACTTGGCGTATGTATTCAACTCTGTCAAAAGACTCTGGCTAGGAGCAATAATTCCTTCGGCTATTGATACATTTTGCTAAACCTGAGCTGCTAGTTCTCAGTTATGAGTCTCCTCACACACTGGACATCTTAATTGCAGTGAGCTGGTACAGTAAACTACATTGTCATGTGCAGTGCCACCTGAAGAGTTCCCACATAAGGAACAAAACGTGAAACATTAAGAAAATGGTAGTATATGTGTGTTAGAATACCACAGTGCTCGCTAGAATATCCTGTCCTTTTGTAATAATGTCTTCTCTCTGCCTCCTTTGTTCATTCTGCAGTTGTAGTCTGTGCCAATAATAGTCTATGCACCGTTATGCACTATTCTACACAATATGTCAACAAGTCACAGTTATGAGCATGCTCTAAGCGATTTCAGATGTGAAAATGAATGCTTGGCAAAGTGTATTTACCAAACTATAATGATATTATTACTTACAGCGAATGGAGCACTTTCTGAGTGTTCCCTGTGACTCATATATAGTGGACTTCATGGAAGAGTACTTTCTcgctttcccctcctgctgcagtccactgagccccccccccccattttgttcctgggggtcagTGGAACAGCATCGGGGGCAGAGGTAGGatgggggaatcagtggaaatcaaCTCCCCTTTTTTTGCAAATGAAAATGCCTTATATACCATTGTCTCATTAATACTTACAACCACACCAAGTAAGGCTGGACAGTATTGTTCCTATTTTGCAAGGGGTGGGGCACTGTGGCTGAGAAAGAGTTACTTCCCTAAGGCTCCCCAGTGAATTCATGGCCAAACTGAAATTCATGCCTAACTCTTCGCTCAGATTTCGAGACGCATTATTGACTATAGTTCTACACTGCTTTTCCTTGTTGCTCAAAATTGTTTACAGTGGAACCAGTCTTCCCTTTCCCACATTCTCAATATTAGTCCTCGTTGCTGGGTGAATAATGTAGCCCTTCCTCCCTGGATGAGAGGCCTTTAATGTTCTGAgggcctctgcatgggctgagagagatcacccagcaggcttcatgtggaggagtggggaatcaaaccgggttctccggattagaatctgctgctgttaaccactgtaccacgctggctctcaactgttGTCTAGTCTAATAGATTGTAAACAGTGTTAGAAATACCAAGTGATGATTACATCCTATGAGTGAGCAAGTATAGGAGAGGGGTTGagctaggactggggagacccaggttcaaatctctgctcaacCACAAAGCTTGGGCCAGacaaattctctcagcctaacatactgcacagagttattgtgaggagaAATGGAGGAGACAACTATGTATGCCAACCTTAGCTCCTTGTAGGAAAAATCGGATGAGAACGGGATAGATGCTGAGAGAAAGAATGTTTGTTCTGTGTTGGGTTTTGTATAATTACAAGCAGGGGATCTGCAAGGACTTGCTGGGGGCAtttcacttccccctccccccactattttatctttcctttccctgaaagcccccatagcctttccccttttcccgcttccttctctccttcccacccacctgccagactacatttatctgccccccagTCTTCAGgtttccttctttcccctcccgCTGGCAGGCTCTGCTTGGGAAAACTAGGGCCCAATTGTGTGATGCCAGCAAcagggctgggcccagttgcatacCAGGCTGAGCCCCATGGTTGCTAGGCTGAGCCTGGCAGATGGTGGGAggggacatggggaggggggctagcCTCACAAGTGcgatgacattacttctggggaaaacctggaagcaatggcagtagctctaggaatcactggaaactctatgataaaatggtgattcctagagctactgtaGTTGGTTCTGAGTTTTTCCTGGAACTGATGTCACCATGCTTTTGACATAGGTGAGTT
This window contains:
- the VPS18 gene encoding vacuolar protein sorting-associated protein 18 homolog, whose product is MASILDDYQDSISHSASSQQTRSSLGIPHTGYVNARLEKETHIFNKQRIDFTPPEKINSLVVSSNQLCMSLGKDIIFRLDLAKADEPNQVELGRKDEVKVYKLFLDHTGSHLVISLNTSECLYLNRNAQKVRPLSRWKGHLIESVGWNKFLGSETNTGPILVGTSQGHIYEAEISISEGGLFGTTPDQYFRFIYNLEEEAGPAPLCCLEIERGIDGKCFIIATTRKRLFQFVGKIPEGADQPGFGALFSMPSNHLPGFREFPASFGYTEIAFYTPKLRSSPNAFAWMMGNGVLYGSLDYGRPDSILSDEQVWEYPSDVDVMVNKPISIVLTQFHFLLLFPDQVKAVCTLNGQVVFQDVFLDKFGSLIRMIKDPSYGQIWIHTEKVVFRYNVQRESRDVWKMYMNINKFDLAKEYCKDRPECLDIVLAKEAEHCFQNKRYLDSAKCYALTQNYFEEIALKFIEAKQEEALMEFLLKKLASLKPSEKTQTTLLTIWLTELYLNHLGMLEGDPSKQSLYIKARDNFRSFLGSPKNKECLFNNRATIHELLASHGDTENMVHFAVLMHDYERVIAHHCQHDNYSAALKVLSKIKDESLFYKFSPVLIQHIPKMVVDAWIEMGKQLDARNLIPALVNYSQSGSTKQISEAIRYLEFCVYELKETHQAIHNYLLSLYAVCDPKSLLVYLENAGSYSDKIHCDLKYALRLCAEHGHHQACVHVYKVMEMYEEAVDLALQVDVDMAKSCADLPEEDEELRKKLWLKIARHVVQEEKDVKKAMACLSSCNLLKIEDVLPFFPDFVTIDHFKEAICSSLEAYNKHIEELKTEMEEATQSAKRIREDIQEMRNKYGSVESQEKCAACDFPLLNRPFYLFLCGHMFHYDCLLQEVYPNLPAYKQAKLEDLQKKLSATGQPSKSHHRPKDTDMSGQGKGQPTREQMKADIDDIVAAECVYCGELMIRSIDKPFIDPQRYESEMQSWL